The Parafrankia discariae DNA window CGGGTTCTACACGCCGCGGAAGCGGTTGATAGCCGTGAGGTGACGGGCCCGGGTCCGTTCGTCCCGGATCCCCAGCCCCTCCTCCGGCGCCAGACACAGCACCCCGACCTTGCCCTGATGGGCATTCCGGTGCACATCCAGCGCCGCCTGCCCCGTCCGCTCCAACGGATACACCTTCGACAACGTCGGATGCACCAACCCCCGCGCCACCAGCCGGTTCGCCTCCCACGCCTCCCGGTAGTTCGCGAAATGCGACCCGATGATCCGCTTCAGGTTCATCCACAGATACCGGTTGTCGTACTCATGCATGAACCCACTCGTCGACGCGCACGTCACCACCACCCCACCCTTACGCGCCACATACACCGACGCCCCGAACGTCTCCCGCCCCGGATGCTCGAACACGATGTCCGGATCCTCCCCACCCGTCAGCTCCCGGATCCGCGCCCCGAACCGCTTCCACTCCCGCGGGTCCTGCGTCCGCTCATCCGACCAGAACCGATACCCCTCCGCCGCCCGGTCGATCACCAGCTCCGCACCCATCGCCCGACAGATCGCCGCCTTCTCCGCCGACGACACCACACACACCGGGATCGCCCCACCCCGCAACGCCATCTGCGTCGCGTACGACCCCAACCCCCCCGACGCCCCCCAGATCAACACCACATCACCCTGCTTCATCCCCGCACCGTTCCCCGACACCAACTGCCGGTACGCCGTCGAGTTCACCAACCCCGGCGCCGCCGCCTCCTCCCAACTCAAATGCCCCGGCTTCGGCATCAACTGGTTCGCCTTCACCAACGCCAGCTCCGCAAGACCACCGAAATTCGTCTCGAACCCCCAGATCCGCTGCTCCGGATCCAGCATCGTGTCGTTGTGCCCCTCCGGACGCTCCAACTCCACCGACAGACAGTGCGCCACCACCTCATCCCCCGGATGCCACGCATGCACCCCCGGCCCCGTCCGCAACACCACCCCCGCCAGATCCGACCCCACCACGTGATACGGCCGATCATGCTTGGCCGCCAACGGCGACGACCGCCCATACCGCTCCAGGAACCCGAACGTCGACAACGGCTCGAAGATCGACGTCCACACCGTGTTGTAGTTCACCGACGACGCCATCACCGCCACCAGAGCCTCACCCGGCCCCAACTCCGGCGTCCCCACCTCATCCACATGCAACGACTCCCGCGGATCCTTCTCCCGCGACACCCGCCCCTCGAACATCCCCACCTCCGCCTTACGCACCACCACACCCCGGTACGACTCCGGCACCGCCAACGCCCCGAACTCCGCCCGCCGCTCCGGCGAAGGCCCCCCACCGGCCATGATCGCTTCCAGGATCCGCTTCATTCTCGATCTACCTCCGGCGTCGGTCGGGTGCCCGGCCGCGGATCGCCGCCGCCGGGCGTGGTGGACGACCCGCAGGTTGGCGGGCCAGCAGAACTGAGGGGTGTCGGCGTGCCGCGCGACGCGATAGAACTTCTGGGACAACCTTGGAGGGTCGGCGCGCGTCAGACTTTGCGTGACCGCGCCCATGACAGTCGTGGAAGGGTGGCGGCCCGTGCCTGCGCGGAGCGACGCCGCCCGTAGCGCCGTCGCGCGGGACGCCGACGCCGCTCTGACGGCGTTGTACTCCGAGCACTACCGATCCCTCGTCCGTCTCGCGGCACTGCTGCTGGATGACATCGGGCTGTGCGAGGAGGTCGTGCAGGACGCCTACATCCGGGTG harbors:
- the ccrA gene encoding crotonyl-CoA carboxylase/reductase, translated to MKRILEAIMAGGGPSPERRAEFGALAVPESYRGVVVRKAEVGMFEGRVSREKDPRESLHVDEVGTPELGPGEALVAVMASSVNYNTVWTSIFEPLSTFGFLERYGRSSPLAAKHDRPYHVVGSDLAGVVLRTGPGVHAWHPGDEVVAHCLSVELERPEGHNDTMLDPEQRIWGFETNFGGLAELALVKANQLMPKPGHLSWEEAAAPGLVNSTAYRQLVSGNGAGMKQGDVVLIWGASGGLGSYATQMALRGGAIPVCVVSSAEKAAICRAMGAELVIDRAAEGYRFWSDERTQDPREWKRFGARIRELTGGEDPDIVFEHPGRETFGASVYVARKGGVVVTCASTSGFMHEYDNRYLWMNLKRIIGSHFANYREAWEANRLVARGLVHPTLSKVYPLERTGQAALDVHRNAHQGKVGVLCLAPEEGLGIRDERTRARHLTAINRFRGV